Genomic window (Lynx canadensis isolate LIC74 chromosome A1, mLynCan4.pri.v2, whole genome shotgun sequence):
GCTATGTAGGGGCTGGCAGGGCCTCTCATCCTTCTCCCACAATACCCTGAAACTCAGGCCAGACCCAGGTTACCACAGATGGCTCTCTTTCAGGCCACAGTCCTAGCCCTGCTGCCCTGTCAGCCATGGAGGGTCTGATCTCCTATGCAATCCAGAAGGGCCACCTGTCCTCCATGTATGTTCAGCCACTTCTTGTGAAAGGTGAAAACTGCCTGGCCCCTCTGCAGAAGGCAAGTCCTAAGAAAGGTAAGACTTTCAACCCTACCGGGCCTCCCTTTaaacctacccacccaccccatgCCCTTATAACTTCCAAATGCCATTGAGAGTGACTTTTTTAGCCAAGCTCTCATTGGATCCCTTCTGATAGGCAACTGGTCATCCAACTCTGAAACTTTGGGGCTGGTACAATTTGAGACAGACTCTCCAGGTCACCCCTTTATACCTCAGACTCCAAGAATGATAGAGCTATGGCATTAGCCTGGTATAATATATGTGTACTAATTTCTTGAGTCAGTCAACAATTAGTCACTGAAGAGATATCATGGAATAAAACACATAAGCAGTAGCCTTATAAAGTTTCAACCTAGAGAGTAGAAAAAGAcaataagcaaataagcaaataagcaagTAAAATATTTGATATGTTATAAGGTGAAAAGTactgtggaggaaaaaaacatggaGAGGGATAGGCATCTAACACAGACAAGCACAAAAGCACAAATGTGCATCTTTCTGAATATAAGAACCTGAACAACATTGATTGATTGAAGTGCTTAAGTCACCACCTATACTGACTTCAGAGGAAGGGGTTAGTGTAATACAGGTAATAAACACTAGATAAAAGGTAGATTTGGGTTTAACAAATTACAACATCAAAACCAGTATAGTTAAGGGACAACTGGCTGGTAGAGCACGTGACCctggatcttggggtcatgagttccagcacCATGTTGGTAGTAgagtttacttcaaaaaaaaaaaaaataggggcatctatgtggctcatttggttaagcatctgactcttgatttagactgaggtcatgatctcatggtcatgagattgagtccccatcaggctctgcgctgggcatggaccctgcttaagattctctttccctccctccgtctccctccctctgtcccttccctgctcatgctgtgcaAGGGTGTGCtctagccctctctctctctctctttcaaagaaaccCAAAACTGACAGTGTAGTTAATAACCACTTTTGGCCTTTTCCTGGacttaataaagttttaaagataATTAGCTCTATTATGTGAAAGCTCTGAGTAAATCTGATCTCTGTCTTTGGATTAGCCATCTGCTAATATTAATAATTGCTTACACTGACAGAGTTTTAGGGATTACAAGTGAGTCTCAAAGACATGCTTTCAGATGAAAATTCAACTGATTTGTCCAAAAGACCCTGTTATGTATGTACATCCACATATACACAAGACAACCATACAGGTAAATAAGTACCCTTTGCTCTTGGGAATGAGTATCCATGTACCCTTAGGATCAACATTCACACCCTCCTCTGGGTTCTATTTTAAGGTTAGATCCCATGTCTATGATTCCTGCCTTTTGAATCCAATCCTACCATGCAGATATACCCCACTACCAGGTGGACTTTCCTGAGTTCCACAGTCAGGGTTAGGTCAGGATGCCCAGATGGCATGGGGATGTTCAGTATTGAGGTGGTTGGCATGAGTGGGCACGAGTCCACACGTTGATGTTTTctggctcccctccccagcttgctccaACATTGTCCCTCGATCTGCATGGGAGGCCAGGAAGACGCACTGTCCCAAGATGAACCTCCCAGCTAAGTATGTTGTCATTTTCCACACCGCTGGGAGAACCTGCATCATGTCTGATGAGTGCCACCTGCTGGTCCAAGATATCCAGTCCTTCTTCATAGACAGATTGAATTCATGTGACATTGGGTATAAGTAAGTGGACCTGAGGATATATAGGCTTCTTTTACCTCGGAGCAGACTCTGAACCTTCgaatgggagagaaaagaaagtaatgtttactgagtgcctgccATATGAAAGGTGCTCCATCTATGACCATGTTGATTTTTCACACAACCCTAGGTGAGCCTTACTTAGGATATAGCTAATGGGGTGGTCATTCTCCTTGAACATGTTCtcaaaatgtatctatttttttaaagtttatttatatgtttttagagagagtgagcaagcatgagtgcaagtgcaggaagggcagagagagagggagagagaatcccatgcaggctttcCACTGTCAGCAGTGCCCGTcaaggggctggatcccatgaaccatgagatcatgacctgagttgaaataaaGTCAGATGCcttaccaactgagtcacctaggtgcccctcaaaatgtgtcatttttaaagattgtatatAGATATGATGGAGGTCAAGACTGCTGGCAAGATATTAGAAGTCATACACATGCAAGATTGTGAAGCCTATAGAGAATATCTTCCTGTCTGAAGGCAGGGGGAGGCACCAGATAATATCCTCTGATTGCTCTAATGCCAAGATCTGTAATCCTTTAATAAAAAGCACACTGACCTAATGGGAGAATAGAAACTTCTTGCAGCGTGCTTTCCAAGTTCACAGGTAGGTTAGATACCATCTCATATCCATCAGAAACAATCACACTGAATGTTAAGTCTCAGGATGGACTAGCCTAGATAGCATATTTGTACACATTAATCAAGGAGGCCCTTCCTCTAGAGACTTTATGGATTAGCTAGTGGAGCTGGATTTtagtccttccttgcctcctggCCAGGCACTCTGTGCAGGGTGCAAGAAGCATAGCTGTGTGCAATGGCCCTTCCTTAGCTGGATTTACCATTACTTAGTATGTGATTTTGGGGTGatggcctctcctctctccatcctGTTATAGTTTCAACCCTTTCAAAATAGGAGAAAGCTTCCTCCAACACCTTTCATCTGTTAAGACTTGTCAAGTGCTTTTATAGATCCTGCAATGCAGGATTATTCACAGGGTTGTTCTCTTTGATCATAATAGATACCTGAATATTGACTCTATGTTTTGAACCTAACCTGGAAAGTGATGGATGCTGAGAGAGGAcctttcccttttcccattcAGGTTTCAGTAGCGAGTTTCCTGTCCCTTGACTTTGACCTTTATTGTATACCTTGTGCCATAACTTTCATGACCCTGCCATTTTCTCACCCTGAGGTGAGAAAGATCACCGGTGATCTGTAGTCAGGAGTAAATACCCACTTGCTATAAATTAATTCACTGAGAACACTGAGTGCCTACTCTTTGTGGCATGAGGCTACACTCTGGGGACACTAGCAGATGTAGCACAGATATGGTTCTTGCCTTGATGGAGCTAAAACTGCTGAAGAAGAAAGATAACTAAATGAATAAAGCCTAATAGAGTACATTAAGTGTTATTATAGAGGGTGCAGAGTGTAAACAGGAGACATTTTTACCTCTTGGTAGCTTGCAGGGGAATTGGGTGTGAAGAAAGCACTACTCAAGAGATGACATATCAACTGGGATCTAAGAAATGAGTGAGCTCattggaggagggggaagagtgttttgggcagagagaaaggaccTCTGTGGAAAGTCCTGGATGCCAGCCTGATAATGGTGTCTTTGAGAAGCTGAGGGAAgtttatcataataaaaatagatgCTGGGATGCCTcggtggttcaatcagttgagtgtccaactttggctcaggtcccgatcttgcagtttgtgagttagagccctggatcaggcttgctgctgtcagcgcacagcctacttccatcctctttccccctttctctgccactccccagcttgcgttctcgctctctcaaaaataagtaaacatttaaaaatttttaaataataataatgataaaaacagaTGCCAAAGAGAGGGATGGTGGAAGGTAAGGAGGCAAACAAGGGGCCATATTATGAGGGATCTTCTCACTTAAGCTGGGGAGTGtgtgcccactgtgtgccaagGGCATAAAAGCAGGTTTGAGATAAGATTTGTATCAGGAAGATCATTCACAGCTTCAggaatggaacagaaaaggacAAATCTGCAGGTGGTGAGATCAATTCAAGCAAGACCAGGGTGGTGATAAGGCTGTcatggggagaagcagacagatcTAAGAGGTCAGTGGAGATTAGTGTAATGTTGGTGATGAGGATGCCAGGGTTGATCAGGGACAGTGGTTGCAAGATGCGGTGGACAATCCATGGTTACTGAGGGATGAAGCGGTGGGCTCATACTCATATTCCTGGCTGGGACCAATGGAAGGACAGGAGGTGGTGCCTTTCACTAAGATGGGGAGCCTGGAAAGGGGAACTGGTGGGGAAGAAGGTGGCACAGGTGTGGACACATGAATTTTGCTCAATGGCAGTTGAAGTTATCTTCAAGGAGGTAGATGGGTTTGTCCTGGGCAGCATCTTGAGGTACCCCACATTCAAGGAAAGGACACAGGGAGACAAGGTGCAGAGGAATGAGGGACAGCCACAGAAGACAACTGGGAGAGTGGGGTGCGATGGAAGTAAAGGGGAGAGAATGACAATACAGAGGGATCAGCAAGGTAGGGCTGGAGAAGTGTATTTTGTCTTTAGTGGTAAGGTGGCCACAGATCACCGGGGAAACACTGGCAAGGTATGAGGAAAGCCAGGTTGCAGGGATGGCAGCTGTCACTCTTTTCTCCCTAGTCTGTGAGCTCCTTGGGGAAGCAGCAGTGTGCTAGACCTGGAGGGCTCATGAGAGGGGATCCCTGGGAGATCCAGGAATTTTGTGAACCTTTGTTAAATCACTGGTGGATtaaaatcagccatggtgggagttttacaccacagaaatcaaTAAAGGGCATAAACCAGggcttcctgcccttccccttttCTGATGACAGCTGGTTTGCCAGCACACCTCTGGCAAAGACTGTCTTTTTTGTAACTCAGTGCTTAGAATTTAATGACTAATCACTGTCTGCTAAGTAAAGGCATGagtgattgaatgaatgagtgaatggatgaataaatgaaacaattgCAGAGTGCCTGTCATGCTGATGTCCTTCTCCTGTCATGGTCCTTTAGCTTCCTTGTGGGGCAGGATGGTGTCATTTATGAAGGAGTGGGCTGGAATGTCCAAGGCTCTCGTGCTCCTGGCTACAATGACATTGCCCTGGGAATTGCCTTCATGGGGACCTTCCTGGGTAAGTGGATGCTTTGGGCAGTGACAATGACCTTTCATGGTATGGTGTCTGAAAGAGTGTGTCTCACGTGGACAACAACAGCATCAAACTCAGGCATCACTGAGAGCCTGCATATCTTGGACTTACTGAGCTTCTGATTTGATGTTTGACGAAGCTAAGTGTGACCAGGAATGACCCCCATCCCCCAGGCATAATGCCCACACACATGCCTCTCTCTTCTGACAAGACAAGAGGAAAATATCTTTGTGCATATGTTTTCCTAAGTTTTTTATGATGGCACCAATGTAGGGACCCTTGCCTTATTTGCCACAGCCCTGAATGAGCCCCTGTCTCTGCATCCAAAGTGTACACTGAGAATTGTCATTGCTCCCAGCTCTTGACCAGAGTTTGTTTAGACTCCGAGGCCTTTTGCTGAACGTCTGGGGAGAGGAGACTTTGCCACTTGGGGCTGGTTCAGGCTGATACTAAAATGGACATTGAGTGGGGCGAGGGGTGACCCAGGAAGGTACCTGCAGATGGGGCTGAGCATATGAAGGTGCAGGAAGCATATCTGTGGCCAAAGCAAGGTTTCTCAGCTTCAGCACTATTGACATCTTGGATCAGGTAATTCTTTGTATAGGGGCTGCCCTGTACATTGTAGGacgtttagcagcatccctggcttctgccACCAGATGCTTGTATCACCCCTTGCctagctgtgacaaccaaaaaatgtcTCTACACAGTGCCAAATATCCTATGGGAGGCTAAATTTCCCCAGTAGGGAACTATCAGGCAGGCATATTTACAGCAGACAAAGGCTCTTTACATCCCCAAATAATTGTATGTTTTATCCCAGACTCTGCTATTTTCATTTGGGAAGAACTTTGGTGCTGAGAAATCTGAGTCTTGACTTGGTTTTCTGTCTACAGGATGGCAATAGTGGAATATATTAGCTTGGTGGTAGGGGTGGGTTAGGGGTGATTCTGGAATGGGTCCTTCCTTAGGCAGGGTGCCCTGGAATCCTAGAACAGATGGATAACTCTGTTTTGCAGGTACCCCACCCAATGCTGCAGCCCTGGAGGCAGCCCAGAACCTGATCCAGTGTGCAGTGGACAAGGGGTATTTAACTCCCAACTACCTGCTGGTGGGACACAGTGATATTGTCAATACACTGTCTCCTGGGGAAGCTTTGTACAACATCATTAAGACTTGGCCTCATTTCAAACACTGAAGGAACCCCTGCTCCTTCTGAGACTGCTTGTCCTGCCTGGCTGCTGGGCCTCCCCTGTTCTCACCCTCCATCCTGACTCAACATCCCGTGTCCCCTCCATGTCAGCCCcatcctgcccctcctttctcaGGTTAGGATGATTCTCTCCTGCTAGCACCACCCCCCAGCAGCCCCAAACCCTGGAGCTGGGCATTACCAGCCCTTTGAGTGAGCCCCACCTTCCTCACTCctcatcttcccctcccctgggcaCCCAGCTCCTAAGCCAGGTGGGAAGATGGGCTGATCATTGTTTGacttctcattccctctctggctgcccctctgccccatgTACTTCCCCTGCCATCTGCCCAGCAGCCCCCAAGCCTCACACAGGACCCAGGTCAAGGCCCAAAACCCCTCTCTGCTCACACAGCCACTTGTCCCCATGTGGATGCAGCCCTTATTTCAGGGCTCATTGCTTACAGGTGTGGTTGTTCTCTCCACTGGATTGTGAGGGTTTCCATGTTTATTTGCCCCCATGTCCTTGATTCCTCAGCAGAATCTGGAGTCTTGTGTGTGCTATAGATATTTGTTGGAGATgtggatgaataaacaaatatgtgGGTCGAGTCCCTGCTTCCCTTTCCAGTCTGTTCCACCACCCCCTCTCTTTGGGGACACCTTCTGGGACTGTCCCCCATCCTgccattttctctctgttcttgccCCTCCCAGTCTAAGGCTCAGAGCCAGCTCTGGTCACTTGTCTGTAATGGTTGATGTGCCTCTAGGCTCCTGTGTCCTGTCCTCCCCAAGTTCCCCGAGGGCAGAGACAGTACTCCTCCAGGTCCAGCTGGGCTGTGTCCACACAAGCCACCAGTGCCTGCAGCCTTCCCTTGCCCAGCTGTGCCCACTGGCCTTGGGGTTCAGCGGGGACCCAGAGCATGGCACTCTGCAGCCCTTCTGGCCCGGTCTCCTGCTGCCCAGAGGGAAGCCAGATACTTTCAGTTGGGGGAGACAGTATTTTGCTGTTCACTGGAAGTATATCAGCTGGATCTTGTTTCTCCTGATCTGGaaacaaggcggggggggggggtggagggcagacaggaagaagaaggggagggataAATAGAAGTAGCCAGAAATAGGGACTTCCGCACCCCTCACCTTTGTACTGTGTCCTTGCCCTTAGAGTGTTTTACATCTCTTCAACAAGGCAGGTTTTAACAACCTCTCATTTttacagtcttttttcttttcagagactGTCTGTGATGTTACTGAATTTGCTGTCCTTTTGTCATTTGTCCTCAGGCCACCTGGCATGTAAGCAGAGGAAGGAATTATTTATCTGAAGTGTCAAGTAGGCCCAGTGCCCCTTCCTGACTTACCCAGCCATCAGAGGTAGCTCCAGGAGAACcccctgggctctctcttctaGAGGCTCCTTCCTTGGGGGCACAACTTCCCAGAGGAACATAATGTTTCTCTATCTCTTAAAACATTGAGGATGAGTTTCCCAGCCTTCACACAGGGAGGACCCAATAAGGTGGATATAAGATGCTAAGAAATAGTCTCACAataaaaattatccttcaaatttCTTGACTTTTCTTACAATCCTCCCTTTGACTGAGGAAGGGTCTTGTGCCTTTGATTCAAACCTGATCCCCAGGCCTCAGAGTCTCATTGGCCTCCCCTACACCCTACCCCAGGCAGGCTGTGAACAGGGCTGTTGACTTCCCCATCTCCCCCAGCACTCATCAAGGTCTCCTCAAATCAACAAAACTGTGTGGTCTGGATTACTGTCTCCTCCATATTATTGACTTTTATTGGCCTCACCCACACAATCTGAGTAAAAGCAGAGCACTCaactgtcaaatgcttttctaaagGCAAATTCTGAGGCAGCCCATTCTGTGCAGTTGGCACTTCTGAGTCCTCAGTATAGAAAAATTCTTCCCAACTCCCCTCAATCATGTAAAGTGGGGTTCATAGTGCCCCTTGCCACATCAGaagattgctgtgaggattaagtgaattaaaatgtGTTAATGTCTTAGACCTCATGGTTGGCATGTGATAATGTTTCCATTAAAGTTTGTGGAGCTATGGTTATTCTTGTTATTGCTGTGATTTTGCACCAGGCAATAGCTTGTGTAGGGGTCAAGAGCAGGCTGCCCCAGAGTGTGCCTCTTGGGCATACCGATTATTTTAACTGAAAGTCccgtcagggtgcctgggtggcttagtccctTAAGCGgccgatttccgctcaggtcatgatctccaggttcgcCTGTTTGACGTCCTgcattgggatctctgctgtcagcatggagcctgcttgggatcctctgtttccctgtttacctgcccttcccctgcttgtgcgctcgctctctctctctctctctctcaaaaataaataaacattaaaaaagtcacTTCAGAGACAGTCTGTGCAAGAAGGACACTCAAACCCTCCTCCGCCCCCCTGAGAGAAGGAATACATATCCCATGTGAAAAGGGATgcaggagggaaagagacacCCTTATCACCAGAGGTGGGAAATTTAGAAAAGAGGAGGCTGTATAACAACccttgttactttttactaatttactaccccAGCCCAAAATCTGTTTAAAATCCCTTATGAATTGAAGCCTCCCAGTgttaagttttctttgtcctgtcagTACCTCACAGACTTATTGTCTATTtgtctgaaaagtataaaaactgcctgcctGGTCACTTCTTTGGTCTTAATTTCATTCCTGGGCCTCTGTGCACATTTAATAcaactttggtttttttcctactGTTAATCTGTGTCCTGTAAATTTAATTGCTCGTCCAGCGAAGACCTTCAGGGTAGAGAAGAACTTTCTTTCCTTCAGTATCTATTAGTCCTATTTGCAACAGGAAGGATGTGCCTTTGCAGGCACCAGCTGAGGCAGCCCCTGGGAGTCTGGCACTCCCTAGGAGAGCAGGCTGGCCTGAAGTTTGCTGAGCACAGGTCTTGGCAGGTCTGAAGGAGCCCATGATGAAGGAGGGACACCTTTTTCACAGTCCCTGGCTGTCAGGTTGTGAGGGACTCTAAAGGTCATCTTGTCAGTTGTTTTCAACAACTGTAAGCTTGGGGGGAAAAAGCCAAATGAAGTTTTCTTTGATTCCAGAACAAAATACTAATCTGGCTAATGCCCCACATGTTATTAAAAACTGAACCCAAGACGACCTGTTTAAGTTCACTCTGTGagttaaagaaaggaaggagcatGGCACCATTTCTTTCATACCTCTGGTCAAAATCATTTTATGGTCCCTCCTTTCTGACAGGGTAATGTAAACAACTCAGCAAGCACAGCAACCAGGGCTTTCTACAATCTCACTCCAAGTTACCTTTTCCCATAGAATGAGCCCAAGTGGTCAAGGTATGGGCTTGCTTCTTGGGTTTGCCCATCTTGGAGCCTTTGCCCATGCTTTCCCTTCCCGGCTCTTGACTACTGCAATTCCACTAGCTTTTAAGACACCTATCCAGGCTAGTTCTTCCAGAAGGCTTCTTGCTTCTTCAGACCAGAAATCACATTTTTCTCCCCCAAGTGCCCATGAACTTTACCTGGGCCTCTTGGTGGCTCGTCACTGCTCCCCGCCCCGCAATCTCCCTCCCAACCCTGACTCTCCAGGCTGTGCCTCACCTGTCAGGGCTCAGGATATCCATGAGCACACTGAGGGCACCTTTTTGTCTGCGCaagaaaggaagggcaggagCCACACCGGGGCAGGGCTGAGTGAACACAGGCAGCATTCCCAGCCTGGGAGGGCGGCTGCTCTTCCCTCAGCTGGGCTTGAGATATTTCTCAGACTGGAAAATCCCCATGTCTTCACACTGACTGAAACTACCCACTGGTGCAGCCCTGTGATTTCTCACAGGCTGGTTCCATCTTCTTTCCAGGCCATTCATTGCTCCCACCTTCCAGTGCCCCGTCCCCATCAGTGAGAGTTGGGGAAAGACATTCTTCACCATCAAAGTTCCCTTGCCACTCTTGGAGGCTTCTGTGCCCTTCTCACTGTGGAGGCCACAGCCAGGGTTGGGGGCACCACTCCCCTGCCTAACCCCTACCTGTGCTCCCTGGCTCTTCCTCTATCTCTTTGGCTTCTTTCTTCCCCACTTtggctgtgttttcctctctctcttttgtatgTCTTCCTCCCACCAgtgcctgtctctctttttctccttctctcatgctgcctccccctctctcctcagtGCTTCTCACTTTCTGACTCTTGCTGCGCTTCTACTTCTGTGTCTGCCCTGATTTTgccctttctcttttgctttctccaGCATGCAGAATACGGCAGCATGAAAGAAACAGCCAAAAGGGGTCTGAGACTGTAGACCCCTGCCACTTCCCCCCACCTTGCCCCAGGGCTTCCAGGTGGCTCTGGGGAATGCACACATTTTCCAGAGCTTAGAGCCACACAGAAGCAGAGGTGGGACAGGTGTTTCTGGCCCAGCAGGTTCTTCCTGGCAGGTCTGACTAAGGGCAAGGCCTTAATTAGAAATGCTggctgggagagaagggaaggtgtTATTATCTGGGAAGAGTGGTAGGTGGGGTGGGAGGTCCTGTGAGGTGTGGCAGGGACTTCTGGGGGACTTTCTGCAGAAGCTAGAGTAAGAAGTGCCTCTTCATGGTAGGGAGCTGGAGGATCCTTCTCAGGGTGTCTGGGAGCACTTTGGTACCCAAGAGTGATGCAGCTGTCTGCATGTGCGGCGAGCTGGGAAATTTCTTAACTCATCCTCCAGGCTCAGCTCGTGAGTTCCTTCTTCTCAGAATCCATCTCTTGAGGCCCCGGAATTAGGATTCTCCTATTCAGTTCTTCTTTGGCACTCTGTtcatctgtaattattttttacataattataaatctgtgtgtgtacccatgtgtatatatgttttatatggtCTGAACCACTAGATTCTGAGTGTTATGAGAGTGGGGACCATGTTTCCCCCATTCATGTCTCTATCTCCTCCTGGTGCATAGTAAGTGCTCGGTAAACATTTTAGACATGGAGAATTCCAAGGGGGAAACAAGTGCTGTGATTGTTTAATGACTTGTCTTGGAGCAAGTGGCAAGTGCAGTTTGTTTGTCTGGTCTGTCCTGGATGGGGTCCCTTCCACTGGCTCATCACAtggaggatgggagagggagaaggagccaAGGTGTGAAGATGGGGGGATCAGAAGGAAACTGACCTGGGTCAAACCAGATCACAGCAGAGCCACAGAGTGGACACCCATATGTGGATAATTGAGATAGCTGAGTGCCTAATATACTCAGTGGTCTTTTCTTTATGCAGACTCTGTTGGGCACATGatatacatgatttcatttaatcttcaagaCAGCTCTATAGGGCTCTTTGACagctgaggaaattgagactggGCTTGGAGAGATTATGTCACCttcttaaggtcacacagctagtgcaTGCCAGCACTGAGGTGAGTCTCTGTTCTCCAGGCTGTTCTCTAGGTTGCTCACATTCCTTTTACAATGGGTGGAAAAAATACCCAGGGGTCCCTTACTCAGACAAAGTTCATTGGAACAATTACTTCCCTTGATCCAacaatattctttaatttataaGGTGATACCTGAAAAATCCTGTGTAAGTGGTATAGTATTGAATTCATGTTGTAATAGTGATAGCaatagcaaacaaagaaacaaacagactcttatacagagaacaaactggtagttggcagaggggaggttggtggagGGGTATGGGTGAAATGTATAAAggagattaaaaggtacaaacttcctgtTCTAAAGTAAATAAGTCACATACATGCCAAtgcagcataaggaatatagtcactAATATTGTAGTAACATGTGGTGACAGATGTTGACTATACTCACTGTGGGGAGCCCTGAGTAATGtacataattgttgaatcacgATGCTGtatacccgaaactaatatagcattgcatgtcaattatgcttcaataaaaaaataatattagcaaTGCATTCCAAGACTGCCTTTTGGTTACACCATCTGCTCCACTGGCCCAGTGGGTCTTTCCATCAAAACTGCTACTAACCCACC
Coding sequences:
- the LOC115514625 gene encoding peptidoglycan recognition protein 4-like, with amino-acid sequence MLREHSGKGAALAKRGAFSWNETQAKRISEGLQDLFGNISQLIDKGRLVVSHKEWGAEAVGCSTPLTRPVDFFVTHHVPGLECHNRTACSQRLWELWDHHVHNNIWCDVAYNFLVGDDGRVYEGVGWNIQGMHTQGYNHISLGFAFFGTKEGHSPSPAALSAMEGLISYAIQKGHLSSMYVQPLLVKGENCLAPLQKASPKKACSNIVPRSAWEARKTHCPKMNLPAKYVVIFHTAGRTCIMSDECHLLVQDIQSFFIDRLNSCDIGYNFLVGQDGVIYEGVGWNVQGSRAPGYNDIALGIAFMGTFLGTPPNAAALEAAQNLIQCAVDKGYLTPNYLLVGHSDIVNTLSPGEALYNIIKTWPHFKH